From one Gracilimonas sp. genomic stretch:
- the gltB gene encoding glutamate synthase large subunit → MDRNNLSYTGEEKSACGVGFIASRKGVFANEHLKSGLHALKCVEHRGACGADGVTGDGAGIMTDIPFNMFGYDQDTVAIATLFLTTDEVKQSQSLNIFEKTFDFFGLKILEYRDVPVNPEVLGREAKKSLPVIKQVVIERPQRSRTDLSFDKLLYQAKQLTMSKLYSSELVGNLFFTSLSAKTIVYKGLCKAEALEEFYPDLKNPDYKTRFTLFHRRFSTNTRTSWDKVQPFRLIGHNGEINTIAGNRSWAKSREKMIGAEKYELLTRKGISDSGSFNEMVEAMRYRSGVPNVEDILALMVPPANQNNEFYTFWSRAMEPWDGPAFISYANGYTIGARLDRNGFRPARWARTKDHFYLSSEAGTFEIDQSIIDAKGTLFAGRGVTLDLSSGEVHFRDPSHSRENKDAKLDARLTPIPETIGKQKESYLEKLPVFSYTDEELSKVIYPMAETGKEPVGSMGDTARLAVLSTEPRSFFDHFYQNFSQVTNPPLDYIREQVVTDLNTHLGKKPNIFEPKELIPPAPAFLLKSPFLSLSQMDHLQSLLGKDLSEERIVPVQLSMTFKRTHGVVGFKAKLKELADSAIKAAEKGHSIIILSDRDASYEYPAIPSLLALRTVVNNLNEQGLRLNASVVIDSGEVKNTHHAAALIGFGAYAVCPYMALDIARNDDNRALKDLDADTKERNFLHALEQGLLKIMAKCGISVVRSYQSAKLFSAVGLDKQVIQDFFPGIQSPIGGITLDQIGELVLERTKHLHGEDLSEVKPLKTYQYKEHARGKMGEKHSMTSSRSKAIHELVRDKELDLTDMKLFDEYLKAGHKDEPVALRHLLDTKKTDEPLDLEKMDSIDHILQKFGSGAMSFGAISAEAQRDIFRAMKEIGGRCNSGEGGENPYYYSEGITASVKQIASGRFGVNAEYLIAGDEIQIKICQGAKPGEGGQLMGIKVTEDIARARFANPGFDLISPPPLHDIYSIEDLKQLIHDLKQLHPGGKVSVKLVSGVNIGTIAVGVAKAGADIIQVSGGEGGTGAASLSSMKHAGLPWEIGLPEVHQALVENDLRDHVILRTDGGLSSGKDIVLASILGAEEFDFGKLLLIAEGCIMARICEKNTCPTGIATHDQKFKDKYKGHKDHIVDTLKYLAEDVRRELSKIGASSLDEVFGQTQYLQMHPDREELIKEKNFDLSYFLNAPSYAKESDLEGLSDPVSSLNVSLVSDTEKAIKNNEDYSNEYKIYNTDRSALATLFGELSRNMNKQRLKEIKEGKEFKNPYNKTISLAFKGSAGQSFGVFQTGGVNIRLVGEANDSVCKSMSGGRTVIVPPEEAKFEPSENAIIGNCAIYGATGGTFYVHGQAGDRFAVRNSGCTAVVEGTGLHACEYMTNGTVVILGGTSNNIGAGMTGGELFLYEDPGSKVNKEYIDAVKLSEQDEHKLKSILKDYLKETGSTKTEYILSDWDNAKAQFKKYIPVSMIDQETKTEKASVEN, encoded by the coding sequence ATGGACCGAAATAATTTAAGTTATACCGGCGAAGAAAAATCCGCATGCGGTGTGGGTTTTATTGCCAGCCGAAAAGGAGTATTTGCAAACGAACATTTGAAAAGCGGATTACATGCCCTGAAGTGTGTGGAACACCGTGGAGCCTGCGGCGCCGATGGCGTGACCGGTGATGGAGCCGGCATCATGACTGACATACCTTTCAATATGTTTGGTTATGATCAGGATACGGTAGCAATCGCAACTCTATTCCTGACCACCGATGAGGTAAAACAAAGCCAAAGCCTGAACATCTTTGAAAAAACATTCGACTTCTTTGGCCTGAAAATTTTAGAGTATCGGGATGTTCCCGTCAATCCTGAGGTGCTTGGCAGAGAAGCGAAAAAATCTCTACCAGTCATTAAACAGGTTGTTATTGAGCGGCCACAACGTTCTCGCACAGATCTTTCCTTCGACAAACTTTTGTACCAGGCTAAACAGCTTACCATGTCTAAATTATATTCTAGTGAATTAGTCGGAAATTTGTTTTTCACTTCCCTCTCGGCTAAGACCATTGTATACAAAGGACTGTGCAAGGCAGAAGCACTTGAAGAGTTTTATCCCGATTTAAAGAATCCGGACTACAAGACCCGCTTCACCCTTTTTCACCGTCGTTTTAGTACCAACACCCGTACTTCTTGGGATAAGGTTCAGCCTTTCCGCCTGATTGGACACAATGGCGAGATCAATACCATTGCCGGAAACCGATCGTGGGCTAAGTCCCGCGAAAAAATGATTGGTGCAGAAAAGTATGAATTGCTTACCCGCAAAGGGATTAGTGACTCGGGCAGTTTCAATGAAATGGTGGAAGCCATGCGCTATCGCAGCGGAGTACCGAATGTGGAAGATATTCTGGCATTAATGGTGCCCCCAGCTAATCAGAACAATGAATTTTACACCTTTTGGAGCCGAGCCATGGAACCCTGGGATGGCCCTGCATTTATCTCTTATGCAAATGGGTATACCATTGGTGCCCGACTCGATCGTAATGGATTCCGCCCGGCAAGATGGGCCCGAACCAAAGATCATTTCTACCTTTCTTCTGAAGCAGGCACGTTTGAGATTGATCAATCTATTATTGATGCCAAAGGAACCTTGTTTGCCGGACGTGGCGTAACTCTGGATCTTAGTTCCGGAGAAGTACATTTTCGCGATCCAAGCCACTCCAGGGAAAACAAAGATGCCAAGCTTGATGCCCGGCTTACCCCTATTCCGGAAACTATAGGTAAGCAGAAAGAGTCTTATTTAGAGAAACTTCCGGTTTTCAGTTATACAGATGAGGAACTCAGCAAAGTGATTTACCCAATGGCTGAAACCGGAAAAGAGCCTGTTGGCTCTATGGGTGATACTGCCCGGCTTGCGGTGTTATCAACCGAGCCCCGTTCTTTCTTTGATCATTTTTACCAAAATTTCTCTCAGGTTACCAATCCTCCGCTCGATTATATTCGTGAGCAGGTAGTAACCGACCTGAATACACATCTTGGTAAGAAGCCAAATATTTTTGAGCCCAAAGAATTGATTCCCCCTGCTCCGGCTTTCTTGTTAAAAAGCCCATTTTTAAGCCTATCACAAATGGATCATCTGCAGTCTTTATTGGGTAAGGATCTCAGTGAAGAGCGTATTGTTCCGGTTCAGCTTTCAATGACCTTCAAGCGTACACATGGTGTGGTTGGCTTCAAAGCAAAACTTAAAGAACTGGCTGATTCAGCGATTAAAGCTGCAGAAAAAGGACACAGTATTATCATTTTAAGTGATCGGGATGCTTCTTACGAATACCCGGCTATTCCTTCTTTGCTGGCGCTCAGAACAGTGGTAAACAACCTGAATGAGCAAGGATTACGCCTTAATGCCTCTGTGGTCATTGATTCAGGTGAGGTTAAGAATACACATCACGCAGCCGCTTTAATCGGCTTTGGAGCCTACGCAGTTTGTCCATACATGGCACTGGATATTGCACGGAATGATGATAACCGTGCACTCAAAGATCTGGATGCTGATACCAAAGAACGAAACTTCCTGCATGCTCTTGAACAGGGATTACTAAAGATTATGGCGAAATGTGGAATTTCAGTGGTTCGCAGTTATCAAAGTGCGAAACTGTTCTCTGCTGTTGGACTGGATAAGCAGGTAATTCAGGATTTCTTTCCGGGCATTCAAAGTCCGATTGGCGGAATTACCCTCGATCAAATTGGAGAGTTGGTTCTCGAAAGAACCAAACACTTGCATGGTGAAGACCTCAGCGAGGTGAAACCGCTGAAGACTTATCAGTACAAAGAGCATGCCCGTGGCAAGATGGGCGAGAAGCACTCTATGACGAGTTCGCGCTCAAAGGCTATACATGAATTGGTTCGGGATAAAGAGCTTGACCTGACAGACATGAAGCTTTTTGATGAATACCTGAAAGCTGGTCATAAGGATGAGCCTGTTGCATTACGTCATCTGCTGGACACTAAAAAAACAGATGAACCGCTCGATTTGGAAAAAATGGATTCCATTGATCACATCCTTCAGAAATTCGGGTCCGGTGCAATGTCGTTCGGCGCCATTAGTGCCGAAGCACAACGCGACATTTTTCGCGCGATGAAAGAAATTGGAGGGCGCTGTAACAGCGGTGAAGGTGGGGAAAACCCTTACTATTACTCCGAAGGAATTACCGCTTCTGTAAAACAGATTGCCTCGGGACGGTTTGGAGTAAATGCGGAGTATTTAATTGCTGGTGATGAAATCCAGATTAAAATTTGTCAGGGAGCCAAGCCTGGTGAAGGTGGACAGCTGATGGGTATAAAGGTTACCGAAGATATTGCCCGAGCCCGTTTTGCAAATCCGGGTTTCGACCTAATCTCTCCTCCTCCGCTTCATGATATTTACAGTATTGAGGATCTAAAGCAATTAATTCACGACCTGAAGCAACTTCACCCCGGCGGTAAAGTTAGTGTAAAATTGGTTTCCGGAGTGAATATTGGAACCATTGCTGTGGGTGTAGCCAAGGCTGGAGCCGACATCATTCAGGTTTCGGGTGGCGAAGGTGGTACCGGAGCAGCCTCCCTCAGTTCTATGAAACATGCCGGGCTTCCATGGGAAATCGGTCTTCCTGAAGTTCATCAGGCGCTTGTAGAAAATGATTTACGAGACCATGTTATACTGCGAACCGATGGCGGACTTTCCTCTGGTAAAGATATTGTACTAGCCTCCATCTTAGGGGCCGAAGAATTTGATTTCGGAAAGCTTCTGCTTATAGCTGAAGGGTGCATCATGGCACGTATTTGTGAAAAAAACACCTGCCCAACTGGCATTGCTACTCACGATCAAAAATTCAAAGACAAATATAAAGGCCATAAAGATCACATTGTTGACACTCTGAAGTATCTGGCTGAAGATGTACGCCGTGAGCTTTCAAAAATTGGAGCTTCTTCTCTGGATGAAGTGTTCGGACAAACCCAATATCTGCAAATGCATCCGGACCGTGAGGAACTCATTAAAGAGAAAAATTTTGATCTGAGTTACTTCCTGAATGCACCCTCTTACGCTAAAGAAAGTGACCTGGAAGGCTTATCTGATCCGGTTAGTTCCTTAAATGTAAGTTTGGTTTCAGATACAGAAAAAGCTATCAAAAACAACGAAGACTATAGTAACGAATACAAGATCTACAATACTGACCGATCAGCACTTGCTACTTTGTTTGGTGAGCTTTCGAGAAACATGAATAAGCAGCGCCTGAAAGAAATTAAAGAGGGTAAAGAGTTTAAAAATCCATATAACAAAACAATCTCGCTTGCTTTCAAAGGAAGCGCCGGACAGAGTTTTGGAGTCTTCCAAACGGGGGGTGTAAACATCCGCTTGGTTGGGGAAGCAAACGATTCGGTCTGTAAATCTATGTCGGGTGGACGAACCGTTATTGTTCCTCCTGAAGAAGCTAAGTTTGAACCCAGCGAAAACGCCATCATTGGTAACTGTGCAATTTATGGAGCAACAGGCGGCACCTTCTATGTGCATGGCCAGGCTGGCGATCGTTTTGCAGTGCGTAACAGTGGCTGTACGGCTGTTGTAGAAGGAACCGGACTCCACGCCTGCGAATACATGACGAACGGCACTGTAGTCATTCTAGGGGGAACTTCGAATAACATTGGTGCCGGTATGACGGGCGGAGAGCTTTTTCTCTATGAAGATCCCGGCTCAAAAGTGAACAAGGAATATATTGACGCCGTGAAGTTAAGCGAACAAGATGAACATAAGCTCAAATCTATCCTGAAAGACTACCTGAAAGAAACCGGTTCAACAAAAACCGAATACATTCTTTCGGACTGGGATAATGCCAAAGCTCAGTTCAAAAAATATATCCCGGTATCCATGATTGATCAGGAAACAAAAACTGAAAAAGCTTCTGTAGAAAATTAA
- the hisF gene encoding imidazole glycerol phosphate synthase subunit HisF, translating into MLTKRIIPCLDIKDGRTVKGVNFEGLRDAGDPVELAKRYSEEGADELVFLDITATLEKRKTLVELVKRIAAEINIPFTVGGGIKTVDEIEELLKSGADKVSLNSSIVKNPDLINQASDAFGAQAIVAAVDAKKNKDSWNVYIKGGTEDTGLDAIDWMQEVEERGAGEILLTSMDRDGTKSGFDIEILEKVNSLVNIPVIASGGAGTIEHCIEAITKGNADAVLAASIFHFKEIEIKELKKHMQAANIEVRYS; encoded by the coding sequence ATGCTCACAAAAAGAATTATTCCCTGCCTGGATATAAAAGACGGGCGAACCGTCAAAGGCGTTAATTTTGAAGGACTCAGGGACGCAGGTGATCCGGTGGAATTAGCCAAACGATACAGCGAGGAAGGCGCCGATGAACTGGTTTTCCTTGATATTACCGCAACTCTTGAAAAGAGGAAAACCCTGGTTGAGCTGGTTAAAAGAATAGCTGCAGAAATAAATATCCCATTTACGGTAGGCGGGGGAATCAAAACCGTAGATGAAATTGAAGAATTACTTAAATCAGGTGCCGATAAGGTTTCACTCAATAGCAGCATCGTCAAAAACCCGGACCTCATCAATCAAGCTTCAGATGCGTTTGGTGCACAGGCAATTGTGGCTGCTGTAGATGCCAAGAAAAATAAAGACAGCTGGAATGTGTACATCAAAGGGGGAACTGAAGACACCGGTCTGGATGCCATTGATTGGATGCAGGAAGTAGAAGAACGAGGGGCCGGGGAAATTTTGCTTACCAGCATGGACCGTGATGGCACTAAAAGCGGCTTCGATATCGAAATCTTAGAAAAGGTAAACAGTCTTGTAAATATTCCGGTAATAGCCAGCGGCGGTGCCGGAACTATTGAACATTGTATCGAGGCAATTACTAAAGGAAATGCGGATGCAGTGCTGGCTGCGAGTATTTTTCACTTTAAAGAAATAGAGATTAAAGAGCTTAAGAAGCACATGCAGGCCGCTAACATTGAAGTAAGATATAGCTAA
- a CDS encoding metal-dependent transcriptional regulator, with translation MRESLKNNMGLSQSVEDYLKAIYVLQSEGEATTTTNIANALDVSSASVTNMLKRLAKMNLLEYESYKGAKLTSAGNKIALEILRHHRLLELYLKEVMGYSWDEVHDEAEKLEHHISEQFEDRIAELLNHPTHDPHGDPIPSKDGVMPTMAQLSISDAKENTAYIIGRVKDQDPELLRYLEKIGVLPGSKIEVMEKAPFSGPVKIRLEGKVEQMLGQAVASEVYLVEAEE, from the coding sequence TTGCGAGAATCATTAAAAAATAACATGGGCCTGAGCCAGTCTGTGGAAGATTATCTTAAAGCTATTTACGTACTTCAATCAGAAGGTGAAGCTACCACAACTACAAATATTGCCAATGCACTGGATGTTTCTTCGGCTTCAGTTACCAATATGCTGAAGCGCCTTGCGAAGATGAATTTACTGGAATATGAATCATATAAAGGGGCTAAGCTTACATCGGCAGGCAATAAAATTGCATTGGAAATTTTACGTCATCATCGGTTACTCGAGTTGTACCTTAAAGAGGTAATGGGGTATTCCTGGGATGAAGTACATGATGAGGCTGAAAAGCTGGAGCATCATATTTCAGAACAATTCGAAGACCGCATCGCAGAACTATTAAATCACCCAACGCATGATCCACATGGTGATCCAATTCCTTCTAAAGATGGCGTAATGCCAACCATGGCTCAGCTTTCTATTTCTGATGCTAAAGAGAACACGGCTTACATCATTGGCCGGGTCAAAGATCAGGATCCTGAATTGCTTCGATACCTGGAAAAAATAGGTGTGCTTCCAGGATCAAAAATAGAAGTTATGGAAAAAGCTCCGTTCAGTGGACCTGTCAAAATCCGACTTGAAGGTAAAGTAGAACAGATGCTTGGGCAGGCAGTAGCCAGCGAAGTTTATTTGGTAGAAGCAGAAGAATAG